In one window of Desulfonatronospira thiodismutans ASO3-1 DNA:
- a CDS encoding Mn2+dependent serine/threonine protein kinase, whose amino-acid sequence MTEKSCHHRRYGSLYTLYLDQQAIEFLDSGLSPEEWFRCNICNIKSDEKKESGIVNISSSKAVFVKRFFIDNAWQKILYALYKDQALQTFKLSLDMASAGVPIPRPLAVIRDPERKKKSVYLLSEALRHYRTLKKTIIDLKDPAQVQDVLDYLAVLLAKMHNAGFFHGDMKWKNIMIDARSKNSACFIDLDTAGRLISRRDRRYARDLARFCIDIQESLPQQEQVCRFITAYSRFATRTPKSIMEHTLPYHMKIAAKHRAKYGIEPTPLKLDP is encoded by the coding sequence GCAATTGAATTTCTTGATTCCGGGCTGAGTCCAGAAGAATGGTTCCGTTGCAATATCTGCAATATCAAGTCCGATGAGAAAAAAGAATCCGGCATTGTAAATATTTCCAGCAGCAAAGCAGTCTTTGTTAAACGATTTTTCATAGACAACGCATGGCAAAAGATACTTTATGCATTGTACAAAGACCAGGCCCTTCAGACTTTCAAGCTCTCTTTGGACATGGCATCTGCAGGCGTACCCATACCCAGGCCTTTAGCGGTCATAAGGGACCCTGAAAGAAAAAAAAAGTCTGTATACCTCCTTAGTGAAGCACTAAGGCATTACCGGACTCTAAAAAAAACAATCATAGACCTAAAAGATCCTGCGCAGGTCCAGGATGTTCTGGATTATTTAGCAGTTTTGCTTGCCAAAATGCACAATGCGGGTTTTTTTCACGGCGATATGAAATGGAAAAATATCATGATTGATGCCCGATCAAAAAATTCGGCTTGCTTCATAGATCTGGATACCGCCGGAAGACTAATTTCCCGCAGGGACAGGCGCTATGCCAGGGACCTGGCCCGTTTCTGCATTGATATACAGGAAAGCCTGCCCCAGCAAGAACAGGTATGTCGCTTCATAACGGCCTATTCGCGTTTTGCGACAAGAACCCCAAAGTCTATCATGGAGCATACCCTCCCCTATCATATGAAAATCGCTGCCAAACACAGGGCAAAGTATGGCATAGAGCCAACCCCACTAAAACTGGATCCATAA
- a CDS encoding glycosyltransferase, protein MNILFVNTSRIWGGNEKWTHMASHALASRHNVLLVYRCPYLGSRFSIKKMKLPFINRVDLFTLYCLKKIIQREHIDILISTNRKHYLLGVLASKITGCRHFVRCGIVWNVPDNIYNRFLFREIDGIIVNARAIQDMLIKSGVVRKDKIHVVYNGLDTDILDKSKLKYKSRDEFVIISSGELVPRKGYIFLLHAFAKFLKMQPDSNVQLILIGKGRQEQELKSVAKKLGIEQQVTFAGFLDDPYSLIIQSNLFVSVSQNEGISNALLEAMYLGIPVVTTPAGGSLEVISHGENGFLIKNSSEKYLADIFRQAYLNSSLFQDIGRAGQSTVKSKFSLASMSSHLENIFKSYLGRKKT, encoded by the coding sequence ATGAATATCCTGTTTGTAAACACTTCAAGAATCTGGGGCGGCAACGAGAAATGGACTCATATGGCCAGCCATGCTCTGGCCAGCCGACACAATGTCCTTCTGGTTTACCGCTGTCCTTATCTTGGCAGTCGCTTCTCCATAAAAAAAATGAAGCTGCCCTTCATCAACAGAGTTGATCTTTTCACGCTGTATTGTCTTAAAAAAATAATACAAAGAGAACATATAGACATACTGATATCTACCAACAGAAAGCATTATCTTCTGGGTGTACTGGCCTCTAAAATCACTGGCTGTAGACATTTTGTACGTTGCGGAATAGTCTGGAATGTTCCGGATAATATATATAATCGCTTTTTGTTTCGTGAAATCGACGGCATAATAGTAAATGCCCGGGCAATACAAGACATGCTCATCAAAAGCGGGGTTGTTCGCAAAGACAAGATTCATGTCGTTTATAATGGACTGGATACTGACATTCTGGATAAATCAAAACTTAAATATAAAAGCAGGGATGAATTTGTTATCATATCCAGCGGCGAACTCGTGCCCAGAAAAGGCTATATTTTTTTGCTTCATGCATTTGCGAAATTTCTTAAAATGCAGCCAGACTCCAATGTTCAACTTATATTAATAGGCAAGGGAAGGCAGGAACAAGAACTCAAGTCTGTTGCAAAAAAACTTGGCATTGAACAACAGGTAACATTTGCTGGATTTCTGGACGATCCATACTCTTTGATAATTCAAAGCAATCTTTTTGTTTCAGTGTCACAAAATGAAGGCATCTCAAATGCCTTGCTGGAAGCTATGTACCTGGGTATTCCTGTTGTCACCACTCCTGCCGGAGGCAGCTTGGAAGTCATCTCACACGGGGAAAACGGTTTTTTGATTAAAAACAGCAGTGAAAAGTATTTAGCGGACATCTTCAGGCAGGCATACTTGAACAGCAGCTTATTTCAGGATATAGGACGTGCTGGCCAAAGTACAGTTAAAAGTAAATTTTCTTTAGCAAGCATGAGTTCTCATTTAGAAAACATATTTAAGTCATATTTAGGCAGAAAAAAAACTTAG
- a CDS encoding O-antigen ligase family protein, with translation MAHQLDSTQHRTLLHVPARMAKLLHFFLISTFPQSSRVKRTDNLYLEVLGLGGLFLFLATLNLSTDLNRYGEFMLIAAFVLSWKYWGKILVKQPLFWLMIAFALSLVISTLIGMHLFPEVRHYAEARTMARFCLFVPIAWWIGTNPASIRNAFFVVCLFFTLSSMIWILDWNTLNYFLEGNRPERGMLGPESSRLAGESILRYASWTGMLLVGASVLGKDLLPDTLRSGKIKLLGYLVFSIIIVTLMLGTYVVQARGVWIAVLISLSIGLICRYCIFQSEPKTTFNNLSIPALICLMLVAMIALNFNKIQDRFLRDQANITNLLTGQIEEVQTRSVGYRVQMYLWTLEAEHSFFGKGARAIQAINDSDKLSQKYNWEVGKTHLHSDYLAILYRLGIIGMLIATSIFCITTIQIHYKYKKRMISPSFYVFFITATIYILIAATTNINIRNHAFYAIPYATFLSIILMSNE, from the coding sequence ATGGCACACCAATTAGATAGTACACAACATAGAACATTATTGCATGTACCTGCTCGCATGGCAAAGTTGCTTCATTTTTTCCTGATCAGCACTTTTCCACAATCTTCCAGGGTAAAAAGAACTGATAACTTGTACCTGGAGGTTCTGGGACTGGGAGGACTTTTTCTTTTTCTTGCCACCCTGAACCTGTCAACTGACTTGAACCGTTACGGCGAGTTCATGCTTATAGCCGCTTTTGTGCTCAGTTGGAAATACTGGGGGAAAATCCTTGTAAAACAGCCGCTTTTCTGGCTGATGATAGCATTTGCTCTGTCCCTGGTTATTTCTACTCTAATCGGCATGCACCTGTTTCCAGAGGTCCGACACTATGCCGAAGCCAGAACCATGGCTAGATTCTGCCTGTTTGTTCCCATTGCTTGGTGGATTGGAACAAACCCGGCCTCTATCCGCAATGCTTTTTTTGTAGTGTGCCTTTTTTTCACCCTGAGCAGCATGATCTGGATTCTGGACTGGAACACCCTAAACTATTTCCTGGAAGGCAATAGACCAGAAAGAGGTATGCTCGGACCGGAGTCTTCAAGACTTGCGGGGGAATCAATTCTACGCTATGCAAGCTGGACAGGAATGCTCCTGGTGGGGGCAAGCGTGCTGGGCAAAGACCTTTTACCTGATACCTTGCGATCCGGAAAAATAAAGCTTCTTGGTTACCTGGTTTTTAGCATTATAATTGTCACCTTAATGCTGGGCACCTATGTAGTTCAGGCCAGGGGGGTCTGGATCGCTGTACTCATCAGCCTGTCTATTGGACTCATATGCAGATATTGCATTTTTCAGTCTGAACCAAAAACAACATTCAATAACCTGTCTATTCCGGCCTTAATATGCTTGATGCTCGTTGCCATGATTGCTTTAAATTTCAACAAAATACAAGATCGCTTTCTTAGAGATCAGGCAAATATTACCAACCTGCTGACTGGGCAAATAGAAGAAGTGCAGACCCGCTCGGTAGGATACAGGGTACAAATGTACCTATGGACGCTTGAAGCAGAACACAGTTTTTTTGGAAAAGGAGCCCGAGCGATACAAGCTATCAATGACAGCGATAAACTTAGTCAAAAATACAACTGGGAAGTAGGCAAAACACATCTTCACAGCGATTATCTGGCGATTTTGTATCGGTTAGGCATCATTGGAATGCTTATTGCAACTTCAATATTTTGTATTACAACAATACAAATTCACTATAAATACAAAAAAAGAATGATAAGCCCCTCATTCTATGTTTTTTTTATAACTGCTACAATTTACATTCTCATAGCAGCTACAACAAATATTAATATTCGAAATCATGCATTTTATGCTATACCATATGCAACGTTTTTATCTATAATATTAATGTCTAATGAATAA
- a CDS encoding glycosyltransferase family 2 protein → MPKTSQHTISITVIIPTADRNHTLDRAIRSVLNQTLKPDKIIVVDNGYQHAETHEDIKQQVHFIKTMPRLGPGKARNAGAAIAETEYISFLDDDDVWEKDYLKYSIEALKITCADAVVGQLKKADPHGQAKAYKMFPADPKKQRKVYFKSPGFGGQNLVISKKMFALVGGFDETMPASVDRDLAAKIIEHRGFIVPQPYSVAVLHNHESARVRDNIVLGNIMFIQKHWKHMTFFEIFMAFKTLIKRYLKLKLKHRNIKTLFKM, encoded by the coding sequence ATGCCAAAGACATCTCAACACACTATCAGCATTACAGTTATTATTCCTACGGCAGACAGGAATCACACACTTGATCGCGCCATTAGATCAGTCTTGAATCAAACCTTGAAGCCGGATAAAATAATTGTGGTGGACAATGGGTATCAACATGCTGAAACTCACGAAGATATCAAACAGCAAGTACATTTCATAAAGACCATGCCAAGACTCGGTCCTGGGAAAGCGCGTAATGCCGGGGCTGCTATTGCTGAAACTGAATATATTTCATTCCTTGACGATGACGATGTATGGGAGAAGGATTACCTTAAATACAGCATTGAAGCCTTAAAAATTACCTGTGCTGACGCAGTTGTTGGCCAGCTTAAAAAAGCGGATCCTCATGGCCAGGCCAAGGCTTACAAGATGTTTCCGGCGGACCCAAAAAAGCAGCGCAAGGTTTACTTTAAAAGTCCAGGTTTTGGGGGACAAAACTTAGTAATCAGCAAAAAAATGTTTGCACTTGTTGGCGGATTTGATGAAACCATGCCCGCCTCTGTTGACCGGGATCTAGCAGCAAAAATTATTGAGCATAGAGGCTTTATAGTACCTCAGCCTTATTCTGTTGCTGTTTTGCATAATCATGAAAGCGCTAGGGTTAGAGACAATATCGTGCTTGGCAATATAATGTTCATACAAAAACACTGGAAACACATGACTTTTTTTGAAATTTTTATGGCATTCAAAACATTAATTAAACGATATTTAAAGCTAAAATTAAAGCATAGAAATATAAAGACCTTATTTAAGATGTGA
- a CDS encoding sulfotransferase family 2 domain-containing protein has translation MIISYKHKYIFIHCRKTAGSSIKCFLNKYIGPKDIQIGSWHEVIHNQGSFNRRFIVDLLAPRLFFNISTWKNIKKGLCNKNIYKQLNSIHKKYYNLYHPSASDLAKFDESAWNNFFKFCFVRNPYEKAVSDYIWRVKAKNLDISFLDFLKHLESPNLYKDDHIVPTQIDNWPMYTINDKIAVDFIGKYENLYHDFEQICKIIGLPFYKSQFPRVKHYADYKYREYYGATEKRLVSKIYEKEIECFGYSF, from the coding sequence ATGATTATTAGTTATAAGCATAAATACATATTTATACATTGCCGAAAAACTGCTGGAAGCAGCATAAAATGTTTTTTAAATAAATACATAGGGCCTAAAGACATTCAGATAGGTTCATGGCACGAAGTTATACATAATCAAGGGTCATTCAACAGAAGATTCATTGTAGACTTGCTTGCTCCTAGATTGTTTTTTAACATATCTACCTGGAAAAATATTAAAAAAGGATTATGCAATAAAAATATTTACAAGCAATTAAACAGCATCCATAAAAAATACTACAATCTATACCACCCGTCAGCGTCCGATTTGGCAAAGTTTGATGAATCTGCTTGGAATAATTTTTTTAAGTTTTGCTTTGTACGAAACCCTTATGAAAAAGCTGTATCTGACTACATATGGCGCGTAAAAGCAAAAAATTTAGACATCAGTTTTTTAGACTTTCTTAAACATTTAGAATCTCCTAATCTTTATAAAGATGACCACATCGTACCCACTCAAATCGATAACTGGCCGATGTACACCATAAACGACAAAATTGCAGTAGATTTCATTGGAAAATATGAAAATCTATACCATGACTTTGAACAAATATGTAAAATAATAGGTCTTCCTTTTTACAAAAGCCAGTTCCCAAGAGTTAAACATTATGCTGACTATAAGTATAGAGAATACTATGGTGCCACGGAAAAAAGACTGGTTTCCAAGATTTACGAAAAAGAAATAGAGTGCTTCGGATATTCATTTTAA
- a CDS encoding glycosyltransferase yields MCQAFHASHSVSLFARRTEYYPGHQNIFSYYGISEKFELLLPQNKSCGSISSLYSYWFLLHLLKRRKFDICFGRHLKYLAIAGFFGMPIIYEAHEMPKKIKEMFWLKRVLSSDSFKGLVCISGVLREKYLRLFPGLSENKVLVAHDGINLEFYDSIASLKDQLPGQNTYNVGYVGGLKPEKGIQLIIETAGILKNADFHLVGGSPAEIDYWEQQCPNMFNIFFHGPVTPEKAVQYQKSFDVLLAPYQKKSWTSRDGKLMVEDSPERVIGNSPLKFFEYMSAEKPILASDIPVAREVFTQGVDALLSDNSPEQWAEWIQVLMQDRNFAASLAQNARQKVHGFTWKKRSQKILSRFMS; encoded by the coding sequence ATGTGCCAGGCCTTTCATGCAAGCCATTCTGTTAGCCTTTTTGCCCGCCGCACTGAATATTATCCTGGTCATCAGAATATTTTCTCGTATTATGGCATTTCAGAAAAGTTTGAATTGCTCCTGCCTCAAAACAAATCCTGCGGAAGCATCAGTTCACTCTATAGCTACTGGTTTCTTTTGCATCTATTAAAAAGAAGAAAATTTGATATCTGTTTTGGACGCCATCTTAAATATCTGGCCATAGCAGGCTTTTTTGGCATGCCCATTATATATGAAGCCCATGAAATGCCAAAAAAAATCAAAGAGATGTTCTGGTTAAAGCGGGTGTTATCTTCGGACAGCTTTAAAGGCCTGGTATGCATTAGCGGTGTGCTCCGGGAAAAATACCTCAGGCTTTTTCCCGGATTGTCTGAAAACAAAGTCCTTGTAGCTCATGATGGTATCAACCTCGAGTTTTACGACAGCATCGCTTCTTTAAAGGACCAGCTTCCCGGACAGAATACTTACAATGTAGGTTACGTAGGCGGTCTGAAACCAGAGAAAGGCATTCAGCTCATTATTGAAACAGCCGGCATACTAAAAAATGCTGATTTTCATCTGGTGGGTGGAAGCCCTGCGGAAATTGACTACTGGGAGCAACAATGCCCGAACATGTTCAATATATTTTTTCACGGCCCTGTCACCCCGGAAAAGGCTGTTCAATATCAAAAATCCTTTGATGTACTGCTTGCTCCTTACCAGAAAAAATCCTGGACCAGTAGGGACGGCAAACTGATGGTTGAGGACAGCCCTGAAAGGGTTATTGGAAATTCTCCTTTGAAGTTTTTCGAATACATGTCTGCTGAAAAACCCATACTTGCATCGGATATTCCTGTGGCCAGAGAGGTGTTTACGCAGGGTGTGGATGCACTTCTGAGTGACAACAGTCCTGAACAATGGGCTGAGTGGATTCAAGTACTTATGCAGGATCGAAATTTTGCAGCAAGCCTGGCTCAAAACGCCAGACAAAAAGTGCACGGTTTTACCTGGAAGAAAAGAAGCCAGAAGATACTCAGTCGCTTTATGTCCTGA
- a CDS encoding lipopolysaccharide kinase InaA family protein, translating into MVLACASNSDCSFTRVASSQNARVYQASMQVQDIVKEVFVKHYLFRSRFDQLKHFLRSSRGKRALEATLMLRHNGFYAPKPVLLMEKRSGPFKTSSVFICEKVAGATSLKHLLQSLSQNNSARALGSKRSLIRDFGRTVGRMHARGIVHGDTRLSNVMVKEKAGKFLFWFIDNENTRQLPVLTARTVCKNLDQINIRAKVSNADRMRFFSEYCRERGLNPAESRKMAGMVMDRTAKRQDERAVRKPWKKAISG; encoded by the coding sequence ATGGTATTAGCCTGCGCCAGCAATAGTGATTGCAGTTTTACCAGGGTGGCTTCATCCCAGAACGCCCGGGTTTATCAAGCTTCTATGCAGGTTCAGGACATTGTGAAGGAGGTTTTTGTAAAGCACTACCTTTTCAGGTCCAGATTTGATCAACTCAAGCATTTTTTGAGAAGCAGCAGAGGCAAAAGAGCTCTGGAAGCTACCCTGATGCTTAGACACAATGGATTTTATGCTCCAAAGCCAGTCTTGCTTATGGAAAAGAGGTCTGGGCCTTTCAAGACCTCCAGTGTGTTTATATGTGAAAAAGTTGCAGGGGCCACCTCTTTAAAACATTTGCTGCAAAGTCTCAGTCAGAACAACTCTGCCAGGGCGTTGGGCAGTAAGCGCAGTCTCATACGGGATTTCGGCAGGACTGTGGGCCGGATGCACGCCAGGGGCATTGTGCATGGCGATACCCGTCTTAGCAATGTTATGGTTAAGGAGAAGGCTGGAAAATTTTTGTTCTGGTTCATTGACAATGAAAATACCAGGCAATTGCCAGTGCTGACTGCAAGGACGGTCTGTAAAAACCTGGACCAGATAAATATCCGGGCCAAAGTGAGCAATGCCGACAGGATGAGATTTTTTAGTGAATACTGCCGGGAAAGAGGTCTGAACCCTGCAGAATCCAGAAAAATGGCTGGAATGGTAATGGATAGAACCGCCAAGCGCCAGGACGAAAGAGCAGTCAGAAAACCTTGGAAAAAGGCGATATCAGGCTGA
- a CDS encoding YrbL family protein, whose product MNKNTLNLHDGLLLATGSERRCYMHPDSTGHCLKVPIKPGLGKNCPQCRLDVYIAARLKSRGVPFVHTVDCLGWVETNMGPAIMLQRVLNQDGSPSMTLKSALEHGLLDWNMVKGMLYELRTWAIQYAVVISELNIKNLMLRTGSDGDRLVVVDGLGGRKPDMVFHLRSRIPWMARHKTLKRWPREYNKVKDAVMNILK is encoded by the coding sequence GTGAACAAAAATACACTCAATCTGCATGACGGGCTGTTGCTGGCAACAGGAAGTGAGCGCCGGTGCTATATGCATCCAGACTCCACTGGACACTGCCTTAAAGTGCCCATTAAGCCAGGACTGGGCAAAAACTGTCCGCAATGCCGACTTGATGTTTACATTGCTGCCCGCTTGAAATCCAGAGGTGTTCCTTTTGTGCATACTGTCGACTGCCTGGGGTGGGTGGAGACCAATATGGGGCCGGCCATAATGCTGCAAAGGGTGCTGAACCAGGATGGCAGCCCATCCATGACCCTGAAGTCCGCCTTAGAACATGGTTTGCTGGATTGGAATATGGTCAAAGGCATGCTGTATGAACTGAGAACCTGGGCAATCCAGTATGCAGTAGTCATTTCTGAACTAAACATAAAAAACCTGATGCTCAGGACCGGGAGTGATGGAGACCGGCTGGTGGTGGTAGACGGCCTGGGGGGCAGGAAGCCGGACATGGTTTTTCACCTCCGAAGCCGAATACCCTGGATGGCCAGACATAAGACTCTGAAGCGCTGGCCCAGGGAATACAATAAAGTCAAGGATGCAGTCATGAACATACTCAAGTAG
- a CDS encoding Mn2+dependent serine/threonine protein kinase, producing the protein MKVDESLFSALPYRPEILREKNLYAMGHPDLVPILKKLAEEPDLDLPGQSQVIKEHPNLIVQTSLLTDDNFPWPRQVIKQFRWRGIQNYLASPLKKSKAVKSYLAACHLLKHGLGTPLPLGAVEVRRWGFVSGSAYLCESVDDFVDLKQYRKALPDGKIYMEKVLQMLAGYTLRMHDTGMMHKDLNLRNFLLAGPRGDYSLYLVDLNRAWCRKSVPLWFRAMDLSRLDLKHWYPQFYKYYCQGRFHEKTILKMAAWTRTWRRQWRRMAVGSSDLRHKIGMK; encoded by the coding sequence ATGAAAGTTGATGAGTCCCTGTTTTCAGCCCTGCCATACAGGCCTGAGATTCTCAGGGAGAAAAACCTGTACGCAATGGGGCACCCGGATCTGGTTCCGATACTGAAAAAGCTGGCTGAAGAGCCGGACCTGGATTTGCCGGGACAATCGCAGGTGATCAAGGAACATCCAAACCTCATTGTCCAGACCAGCCTCCTTACAGACGATAATTTTCCCTGGCCCAGGCAGGTAATCAAGCAGTTCAGGTGGCGGGGCATACAGAATTATCTGGCCAGTCCCCTGAAAAAATCCAAAGCCGTCAAATCCTACCTGGCCGCCTGCCACCTGCTGAAGCACGGCCTGGGCACCCCCCTGCCCCTGGGAGCGGTGGAGGTGAGACGGTGGGGGTTTGTCTCTGGAAGCGCCTATCTCTGTGAATCTGTAGATGATTTTGTTGATTTGAAACAGTACCGCAAAGCCCTGCCCGATGGAAAAATATATATGGAAAAGGTCCTGCAGATGCTGGCCGGGTATACTCTGCGTATGCACGACACTGGGATGATGCACAAGGATCTTAATCTTAGAAATTTTTTGCTTGCAGGTCCCAGAGGTGACTACAGTCTGTATCTGGTGGATCTTAACAGGGCCTGGTGCAGGAAGAGTGTTCCTTTGTGGTTCAGGGCCATGGATCTTTCCAGGCTGGATTTAAAGCACTGGTATCCGCAGTTTTATAAATATTACTGCCAGGGCAGGTTCCATGAAAAGACCATTTTGAAAATGGCTGCATGGACCAGAACCTGGCGGCGGCAGTGGCGCAGGATGGCTGTGGGGAGCAGTGATCTGCGGCATAAAATCGGCATGAAATAA
- the rnr gene encoding ribonuclease R, whose translation MSKKLDQKKVLKHFKAMNKPLSIREIRDGLGVDKKEVSRLKDILRNLQKEGRIFKARKTYCLVDELPVVKAVLEVQRSGVGFAVPFDQRRRDIFIHPKNFGEAWHGDTVLVSVLPGGRGKNQEGRVVRIVERGIKQLPAKVIKKMKAGMYLARPADPKLDFSFILEDEGGELGPGVMVLVEPGEQMESRLWSADIQNVLGPEDDLAVQEQVVKENHQVPVKFPKGVLKEAASLPSEPAPEDIQKRKDLTDLPFVTIDGAQAKDFDDAVLVEKKGDGYVLYVAIADVSHYVQPGSRMDVEALDRGNSYYFPLSVEPMFPENLSNGLCSLNPGVPRLVMTAQMHFSSQGVREKASFYPAVIKSHHRLTYSQVNSALYLEDKKVREEIAPVLSGLETADELARKLLARREKRGSIEFDLPEPEVLQNLREGTLEIIAKSRNFAHQIIEECMLAANEAVAEFLEEKEALFLYRIHPPADRDKLDALFKLLATTELGPRLPKEREPKSLQTLLEIAKDSDLDFLVNRLVLRSMMQAKYSPVNEGHFGLASRCYCHFTSPIRRYADLVVHRALKRELGMDVQFKARMKSLKKTGESLSSLERKAVDAEREILKRATIISLKDKTGQSFSGIVASITDFGFWVELTDIMAEGMVRLSSLSDDYYVFRQEKQDLLGRRTGKRFYLGQKVQVVLQSVSLERLEVDLVLDES comes from the coding sequence ATGAGTAAGAAACTGGATCAGAAAAAAGTGCTCAAGCACTTCAAGGCAATGAATAAGCCTCTGAGCATTCGCGAGATTCGCGACGGCCTGGGGGTGGACAAAAAAGAGGTCAGCAGGCTCAAGGATATTCTGCGCAACCTGCAGAAAGAGGGGCGTATCTTCAAGGCCAGGAAAACTTACTGTCTTGTGGATGAGTTGCCCGTGGTCAAGGCCGTGCTGGAAGTGCAGCGCTCCGGAGTGGGCTTTGCCGTGCCCTTTGACCAGCGGCGCAGGGATATTTTTATCCATCCCAAAAATTTCGGGGAGGCCTGGCACGGGGACACGGTGCTGGTTTCTGTTCTGCCCGGGGGCAGGGGCAAAAACCAGGAGGGCCGGGTGGTGCGCATTGTGGAGCGCGGCATCAAGCAGCTTCCGGCCAAGGTGATAAAGAAGATGAAGGCGGGCATGTACCTGGCCAGGCCGGCTGATCCCAAGCTGGATTTTTCCTTTATCCTGGAAGATGAAGGGGGCGAGCTTGGCCCCGGGGTCATGGTCCTGGTGGAGCCCGGGGAGCAGATGGAGTCCAGGCTGTGGTCCGCCGACATTCAAAATGTGCTTGGACCCGAAGACGACCTGGCTGTACAGGAGCAGGTGGTCAAGGAAAATCACCAGGTGCCGGTCAAGTTTCCCAAAGGTGTGCTTAAAGAGGCCGCCTCTCTTCCTTCAGAGCCAGCCCCTGAGGACATACAGAAAAGAAAGGATCTGACAGACCTGCCCTTTGTGACCATAGACGGGGCCCAGGCCAAGGATTTTGACGATGCCGTGCTGGTGGAAAAAAAAGGGGACGGCTACGTACTTTATGTGGCCATCGCCGACGTGTCACACTACGTACAGCCCGGCTCCAGAATGGATGTTGAGGCCCTGGACCGGGGCAATTCCTACTATTTTCCCCTGTCCGTGGAGCCCATGTTTCCGGAAAATCTTTCCAACGGCCTGTGCAGCCTGAACCCGGGCGTGCCTCGCCTGGTCATGACCGCCCAGATGCATTTTTCCAGCCAAGGCGTGCGGGAAAAGGCCAGCTTTTACCCTGCGGTGATCAAGAGCCACCACAGGCTTACCTATTCCCAGGTAAACAGTGCCCTGTACTTAGAGGACAAAAAGGTCCGGGAGGAGATTGCCCCAGTACTTTCCGGCCTGGAAACCGCTGATGAGCTGGCCAGAAAGCTGCTGGCCAGGCGGGAGAAAAGGGGCAGCATCGAGTTCGACCTGCCCGAGCCAGAGGTTCTGCAGAACCTGCGCGAGGGCACCCTGGAAATAATCGCCAAGAGCAGAAATTTTGCTCACCAGATAATCGAGGAGTGCATGCTGGCGGCCAACGAGGCAGTGGCCGAGTTTCTGGAGGAAAAAGAGGCTTTATTTCTGTACCGCATCCATCCCCCGGCGGACAGGGACAAGCTGGACGCCCTGTTTAAGCTTCTGGCCACCACGGAGCTTGGGCCAAGACTGCCCAAAGAGCGCGAGCCCAAGAGCCTGCAGACCCTGCTGGAGATAGCCAAAGACAGCGACCTGGATTTTCTGGTGAACCGCCTGGTATTGAGATCCATGATGCAGGCCAAATACTCCCCGGTGAATGAAGGTCACTTCGGCCTGGCTTCCAGGTGTTACTGCCATTTTACCTCGCCCATCAGGCGCTATGCCGACCTGGTGGTGCACAGGGCCCTGAAGCGCGAACTGGGCATGGATGTGCAGTTCAAGGCCAGGATGAAAAGCCTCAAGAAAACAGGCGAATCCTTAAGCTCCCTGGAAAGAAAGGCCGTGGATGCAGAGCGCGAAATCCTCAAGCGGGCCACCATAATATCTCTAAAGGATAAGACCGGGCAGAGCTTCAGCGGCATTGTGGCCTCTATTACCGATTTCGGCTTCTGGGTGGAGCTTACAGACATCATGGCCGAGGGCATGGTCAGGCTGTCTTCTTTAAGCGATGATTACTACGTCTTCAGGCAGGAAAAACAGGATCTTCTGGGTAGGCGCACCGGTAAAAGGTTTTACCTGGGCCAGAAGGTGCAGGTGGTGCTGCAAAGCGTCAGCCTTGAGCGTCTGGAAGTGGACCTGGTGCTGGATGAAAGTTGA